TAAGTATGTATTTGCCGGGATAGTATTATGTGTCATGACAAAACAAAATCCCCAGTCAACGACTGAGGACATGGTTATCAAGGCATAAAACCCCTGTGAAACAACCATAATCCTTTCTCTCGAAGGACTGTATGGTCACTTCCAGGCTGGTATCCTGGCTCCCGGATAAACATGCCGCTTACGCCTTCCCCTTCAAACGAGTGGCATCATGTAAGGGCACTCCCCGGTTACAGTGGCGGAGACCGCTCAGGCTTAACCTGATTCCCATTTTAAAAAAAACCCAGAAGTTACAAATATTTTTTTGTGATTTCAATTATATCATAGTTTTTCAGACTTGTCTGCAAATATTAAACATAAAATCCTATTCAATAATGAAATACTAGTATTAGCTGATATTTAAAACAAATTCAATTACCGTTTGGTGTACTATTGGAGGTAATAATATTGCTTTCCTGGAAAAAAGGCGCCCTAATCATTTCAGTGACGATTATTTTGCTTTATGCTGCGTTCATGGCAGGCTATTACGCTACATCCTTTCCTTCCTTCTGCGGTACCTGCCATGATGTAAAGCCGTATCTGGTGTCATGGCGGCAGTCTGCTCACAAGGACATTAATTGCCTTTACTGTCACGAACCAATGGGGTTCCTGGGTAAGCTCCATTCAAAATCCCGGGGCCTTAACTATCTCTATCAAGAATTAACCGGTCAGCACACAATTATTATAGAAGGACAGATTTTTGAACAAAACTGTGTTGCCTGCCACCTGGGGGATTATCATAATTACCCTGATACTGTAAGGCTTGATGCCAAACACTACCAATGGCTCAAGAGTGACCGCAAATGCCTGGAATGCCATAGGGCAGCAGGACACGGGGCCAATTTATTCACAGCAGAAAAGTTTAACCGGGATTAATCATGCCAGGGGGCAAATACCTCCTGACCCTGTCCATCAAGTCATCTGTAAGGTGGGGCAGGGGTTCAGGGTTAAAACCGGCTATTTCGATACGGTCCCTGATTACCGGCAGCAGTATCTTGGGGGCGCTGCTGGAAGC
This DNA window, taken from Phosphitispora fastidiosa, encodes the following:
- a CDS encoding NapC/NirT family cytochrome c, whose protein sequence is MLSWKKGALIISVTIILLYAAFMAGYYATSFPSFCGTCHDVKPYLVSWRQSAHKDINCLYCHEPMGFLGKLHSKSRGLNYLYQELTGQHTIIIEGQIFEQNCVACHLGDYHNYPDTVRLDAKHYQWLKSDRKCLECHRAAGHGANLFTAEKFNRD